In Heterodontus francisci isolate sHetFra1 chromosome 5, sHetFra1.hap1, whole genome shotgun sequence, one DNA window encodes the following:
- the LOC137369543 gene encoding cathelicidin-related peptide Pt_CRAMP2-like — translation MRSWLTALVCVVVVAVGHGAPVQRTPTSKDALYAAIHKYNAGSDQMNLFKLLRAYCIAIKQIPPGKEYEIGFSLKQTVCTKGMEDVLQECEFMDNGTTLTCNSVITISFNVPRPTKTVVSCTQQN, via the exons ATGAGATCCTGGTTGACTGCGCTTGTGTGCGTCGTTGTGGTTGCTGTGGGGCATGGAGCCCCAGTTCAACGGACACCAACATCCAAAGATGCTCTGTATGCTGCCATCCACAAGTACAATGCAGGGTCTGACCAGATGAACCTCTTTAAGCTCCTGAGAGCCTACTGCATTGCGATCAAG CAAATACCACCAGGAAAAGAATATGAGATTGGATTTTCCCTCAAGCAGACAGTGTGCACTAAAGGAATGGAGGATGTACTGCAAGAGTGTGAATTCATGGATAATGGA ACCACATTGACCTGCAACTCAGTGATTACAATTAGCTTCAATGTCCCTCGACCAACTAAAACCGTAGTCAGTTGCACACAG CAGAATTGA